The Triticum aestivum cultivar Chinese Spring chromosome 5A, IWGSC CS RefSeq v2.1, whole genome shotgun sequence genomic sequence TTTCATTCTTTCTTCATTTTGCTCCATTTTTCTTTGTTCCTTTCCTGGTTTTCATTCTTTCCCGGCATTCTCTATTTCCATTCCTTTGcattggttttctttggtttttatttttttccttttattttcgtttttattgggtttctttgtttctttctcaatTTTCATCGGGTTTTTTATTCAAAACATCTCAACTTTTTTTGTACACATTCAAAAGTTTTTGTAGACATTTGAAACTTTTTTATATACACGCTTAGcattttaaaatacatgattaacattttttgaaaaagtaTATTTTTATGCCTAGTTTTTTCCATACATTTTtagtacacatttaacatttttcaagttCCTGATTAATATTTTAAAATACCTGATTAATTTTTTAAatggttgattaacattttttaaatacatgatcaacttttttcatacatattgtatATTTTGTATACATTCtggtatacatgagaaacattttctctatacacaattatcatttttcaaatgcttggttaacacTTTTCAATTGTTTTATGTAAAGTGTTTTtaatatatatttagaatatttaaAAGTATAAAAAATTAAAAAAGCAAAAAACATGCACAAAATAGAAGAACAAAATGAGGCAGTGGCATGTGGCCTCCGTgtgctgggccagcccatttaggGAGGCGTCTTCTTCCATGAGCGCACCCTACGTCTCGACATAAGCGAGACATAGGCGCGCCCATACACTCATGTGCCCAACAAGTTTCAGCACCGGGGCTGGCCCATGCATTAGTGAGAATCATGCTGATACCCACCCAGGTTATGAGGATAATGGGTGGAAATTCATTTCGGTGCCCAGGCTCAGATGCTCCGAAAATCTATGCCATCAAGTTTTCGGTGACCATGATCAAGTTTTCTCGAGAAGAGGGATAATGGGTTTAGATGAATAGCGATGATCCCGAGGCACGGGTCAGAACCCACTACCAGACGGCGATGTCTATCCCAGTCAACGTATGCCCCGCCACCCTTCGAAACGACCCCACCGTAACTCCCTGCTCACACATGTATTATTCGACACCTTGTTTTTTTACGCACCGATCATGACATCTGCTAGCCCATTTCTTAGATCCCCATACAACAATCAAGGGACATGATATCAGGTGTAGATGAGCCTGTGCACCAAAATGCCCCTCTCAATAATGGGTTGCTTCATCATTTGCACTCTCGCCCGAATTGTGCCGGGAACTATTTGGATTCGTTTGGAAGGAGGTGACGGGCGTAATGTTATCTTTCATTAAGATTAACTTTGGAAGCTTATATATGTTTGAGATAACTAAAAGTATTGTAATTTTAGAAACATCAAGATGATATTTAAAAACAATtgatttttttgcatatttcagtgagGCCAAATGATTTTTTGCTTCTAAAATTTAACGTTGAGCAAAACACTATGTGATGACCACATGTTAGCTAACTATGCAGAGGTAATAAAAGAGGAGAACGCTTCGCAACCCTATGTCTTGTAAGCCGACACTAGCTTCCTCTTAATCCGCCTCCCCTCCTCGCCACCATTGGCGGGGCCTCTACGGGACCTGCACACCATCTCCTCTTCGCACCCTTGACCCTTGTGATGGTCTCGGTGAGATGCGTTCGCTTCTGTATTCGCCACAAGGTCTTGTAATTGATCTTGGCGAGGGACCGGTGAGGCTCGTTCGCAGTGGAGGATTTCTGCAACAAGGTCCTTACTCATGTTGGGTACAAATGCAATCATGTCCGGATGTCACACGAGAAGATCTGCGCTCGTGGTGGTTGACCTTGGGGTTGCGCCCACTTGTTGCATGACGCCTAGGAACAGGAAAGTAGACCTAACATCGATGGCGTGCTCCTCTCCTCACGTCGGGGTGGCCTTGGTCAGATATGTGGCTCCATAGATCGCCGAACTATGGTGGTGGTATCACTGCGGATTGTGGTGACCATCAAAAGGTCTTTGTGATGGTTCCTCCCTCCAGACCCTTTGATTGACTTTGGTGGAGAGATGTAAACTATAGGTGACGGCTTGATGTAGAGGGATGGCTATGCAGTGACGGCGATCGCACATCGCATGCCGCTGCTAGGATCAAGGAAAAGTGATGGTGGCAACACTTGAGTGACGTCGGTGATGGTCGTGCACTCGGTCTTGAGCTTTGTGGTGAAAAGTGAGGTTTGACCTAAGTTGGTTATTGCTGGCAATGACGATGTTTTTatatcgttaccttgttgaaggcattgttcagATATGCTTTAACTAGCTCTTTAGGGTGAAAACTTAGACTTTAGTCTTGGGTGGTTGGATCCAATGATGGCGGTGTTTGAGCGTCGCTCCATTTCTAAAAGCGTTGTTGTTGAAAAACTTCATCATCGGTGTGGTTTCATGACATGGTTGGTGCAGATATGGTTAGTGTCTTAGTTTGCCGATCGTGGATCCGAtctctttcttttttgttttctcgcATACACATAGCttcggtcttatatgactttgctatttgttggCATGttttttgtgtgcatgtgttggtGTTGATTATATGCATGCTAACTATGCGGAGGCCGGGATGTGGGCTCCATTGTGTTTGTATCCTTTtacggaaacactaacgcccataCGTGTGGGTGTTCCCCAACTCACCCACACGCCTGGATCGTCGTTCACTGTCTTTTACATGAATCTTGACACAAAAATGTGGATTTGATGTGCCACGTAGGacagggctggtgtgtgggcgttggagagtttgcccacacgcccgcaccatgttgtttgccagctgcgctgtgtgggagaactagtttctgcccacagaGCCACCACCTAGTTCATGCGCGTGTGAGCGAACTGCTTTTCGCCTACACGACACTCCTATgttgtggatggcaactgcagttacgcgaacgtggcaactaggtaaacacacatggcaactgtgattctttgctagacggcaactgcagttgcgcgtacgtggcaaccagataaacacatatggcaactgtgattaacaatacatggcaactatggttggaccacacgtggtaaacacacatggcaactactatttgactatatgtggcaagtagttaatcacacacggcaactacggtttgattacacgcggcaaaTACCAGAAATTAGACAtgacaactatagttaaccaaaacagatagagttgccatgcttttacaactacacttcattccggataactacatctgccaaccaggaTGACAACTAAATTGTCATCCCGCGGGGTACCTAACATAGCTGCGCCAGGACATGTGGCCATTTTTGCTTCGTGTCACACACGCGCGGTGGAGATGAGTAGTATTTGTTGAACATGTGACACGAAGTAACCGCGCCCACAtgtgtgggcaattctaatgtcTGCCCACACAATCCGTGTGGGTTACCTCCTGCTAACACCACACACCGTGTGCGCATGTCGAATATACCACATatgtggcagttatcggcgtccaTCCTTTTAATGCTCTATTTTAAaccaataaaattcactctttatCAAACAAACTATGTAGATAACTTGAACTATAATTCACTAGTATCACAACCGGCATGACACAAAGCCTTGATTGTGGCTTACTGCACCTGTTTGGCAGAATGTAACATAATTTAATAAATTTTGTGAGAAATATTTTTTTGCGAATATTTTTTTTGGAGAGAATCGAcatatgaaatgcttcctgcaaaATACACATTTTTTTTCAACTTCAGTAGGTGTTTTTTTAAGCCTTTGCCATTTCTGAAGAAAAAAACACGATTGCTTAGACCGTGATATTTTTCATACAAATACAGTACGACATTGCATATTTCTTTCGACTGTGGTGTTGGCTGCCACTGATTCAGATCCAAAGGTGTAGATTGGATTGGAAGCTGGTAACGGTAGACAGGACGGGCCCTCTTCCCCCTATCCTATCCCCTTGTTCACCTTCGGCCCGCCGCCAGTCCGCTACACTGCCCCTCCTGAATTCCTCCTCCGCCCGCCGGAGCCTGCTGCGACGAGCTTCCACCCCCCCTTGCGTCAGCTAGCCTTCTCCTCCGCTTCCCACAAAGAGCAATTCGCCTCTCTTGCGCACCATCAGTTGCCCTTGAGCAATCGCCCCGCCGGCCGCCGGTCCTTGTGCGCCCACCAGATGCTCGTGATATTTCCGTAATGGCCTTCGCAATGCGCCTAGCGTCCTGCCCCGGCGCGTCGCTGCAGGCGGCGACGGCCTGGCCGTCCAGCCTCGGCTCCGCGGCGCCACGGCCGCGGCCTCGCCGGCGGTGGCCACGCATCAGGTCGTCCGCGGCCGCCTCCGACCAGCAGGCGCTTCTGGCCGCCCTGCGCGAGCAGGCGGACCCCGAGGCGGCGCTCCGGATGCTCAACTCGGCGCTCGCGCGGGACGACTTCGCCCCCGGCCGCGACGTCTACGAGGAGATCATCCGGAAGCTCGGGACCGCCGGCGCCTTCGACCTGATGAAGGTGCTCGTCAGGGAGATGCGCCAGGAAGGGCACCAGGTTGGACCGGGCGTGGTGCAGTCGTTCATAGAGGGCTACGCGCGGCTGCACATGTTCGATGATGCCTTCGACTTGGTTCTCAACCAGCTTGACATGTTCGGCATTCAGGGAGACGCAGTGGTGGTGGCGTACAATCACCTTCTCCGTGTTCTCATGGAGGGGAGTAAGATCAAGCTCCTTGAATCCGTCTACACGGAGATGGGCAATAGGGGCATCAAACCTGACCTTGTCACTTACAACACAGTGATCAATGCGTTGTGTGGAGTTCATCAGGTTAGGACTGCAGTTCTGATGCTGGAGGACATGTCTAGCGATGGTGTGGCGCCTAACGAGGTGACATTCACTACGTTGATGCAAGGTTTTGTTGAGGAGGGGAGCATCGAGGCAGCACTGAGGATGAAGGCACGGATGTCAGAAATGGGATGTTCGCCAACGAGTGTAACAGTCAATGTTTTGATTAACGGGTACTGCAAGCTTGGAAGAGTCGAGGATGCTCTCAGTTATGTACAGCAAGAGATCGCAGATGGTTTTGAACCTGACCAGGTCACATTCACTACATTTGTTAATGGTCTGTGCCAAAACGGGCATGTTGATCATGCCCTCAAAGTCATGGATTTGATGCTCCAGCAGGGTAGTGATCCAGATGTTTTCACCTACACTACTGTTGTAAACTGCTTGTGTCAAATTGGAGAACTTGATGAGGCTGTGGCAATCATAAATCAGATGGTGGATAGCGGTTGTTTGCCTGACATTACCACCTTCAATACTCTCATTGTTGCCTTATGCACAGAGAATCATCTTGAGGAAGCCTTGAACCTTGCACGTGATCTGACGGTGAAGGGACTCTCTCCAAATGTTTATACTTTCAACATTTTGATAGATGCCCTTTGCAAGGTTGGAGATCCTCATCTTGCTGTTCGATTGTTTGAAGAGATGAAAAGCAGTGGATGCACCCCTGATGAACTTACATACAATATATTGATTGATAACCTGTGCTCATCGGGGAAGCTTGCCAAAGCTTTGGATTTGTTGAAGGAGATGGAAGTTAGTGGTTGTCCTCTGAGCACAGTGACATATAACACTATAATTGATGGGTTATGCAAGAAACTGAGAATAGAAGAAGCAGAGGAGGTTTTTGATCAAATGGATGTAACAGGTATTGAAAGGAATGCGATCACATTCAATACACTTGTTGATGGATTGTGCATGGCCGAAAGGATTGACGATGCAGCAGAACTTATTGAACAAATGATAAGTGAAGGGTTGCAACCTAATAATATCACTTACAATTCTATTCTAACTCATTACTGCAAGCAAGGAAACATAGGTAAAGCTGCTGATGTTTTACAAACTATGACCGCAAATGGATTTGAAGTTGATGTTGTTACATATGCAACACTCATTAATGGCCTGTGCAAGGCTCGTCGGACTCAGGCTGCTTTGAAGCTTCTTAGAGGTATGCGGATGAAAGGGATGAGGCCAACTCCAAAAGCCTTCAACCCTGTGATTCAGTCTCTATTTAGAGGGAATAACGGCAGGGATGCTCTGAATCTGTATAGGGAGATGACAGAAGTTGGCGAGCCTCCTGATGCTTTGACATATAAAATTGTTTTCCGTGGTCTCTGTCGTGGTGGTGGCCCTATTAAAGAAGCTTTTGATTTCTTGGTAGAGATGGCAGATAAGGGTTTCATACCAGAGTTTTCATCATTCCGCATGCTAGCTGATGGTCTACTGAACCTGGGTATGGATGATTACCTCATAAGTGCTATTGAACTAATTGCAGAGAAGGCCAACTTCAGAGAATCCGATGTTTCTGCAATAAGGGGTTATCTCAGGATCCGTAAATTTTATGATGCATTAGCAACTTTTGGCCGTCTCCTGGATATCAACAACCCTCGATGGACTTATCGATGAAACATGAGAAAGTAGTATCTGGGAAAGTACTGAGTACGTGAAAATTTTGCTGGTTAGTTCATCAGGATAGATCTTGTTTAATTACGAATAGATGACTATGCTTGTTACTTGGTGGGGATGAACTTTGCATGTAGAAGATGCTTATCTTGGTATTGAAACTCGCGGGAATTGTTTATCACCATTTCCACTGTGAACCCTGTTTTTTGAGTTTTATATTTTAAGGGTACTAATGTCAGATTATTTTGCCGCTTTTTCAACTAAGTGTTCGTTTATCATTCTATTATGTCTTCACGTAATTATGTTTTTCATACTGGTTACAGCTAAAAATGTCAGCAGCAACTTATATTCTAACTAAAGAATTATACAGTGCCGCATCTCTTTCCATGAACAGGCTGAGAACACAGGCGCATAGGCGCTTCAGATTTAGCTTGTGAATGTACCATTACCAAAGATGATTTTACGCGGCCAGAAAGAGGGGACCAATTTAAGATGCCAAGTTGAGCAATGTTGTACACGTGTACATATCTATTGGTAAGGTTCTGCACATAGATACCTGTATATTCGATCATTGCACAAATTGTAGACTACCATATGAACTCTGGTAGCCATCAGTTGTACATGAATAATGTGGATGCTTTAGAGCAATCCTCAAGGAACAAGCGGCCATGGATTCCTAACAAACAGCTCACTGACTTATCATGGCTGTAAAGGAATACTGCAACATAACACACAGCTTGCTGTGCTGAATGAGCAACTAGTAAAAATGAAGGAAACTTAGAATGCCACATTTGCCATTTTCATTGTCGGTTTCGAAGATATGCTACCATGTTACTGGAAATTGTTTGCAATATGTAACGTCTGTTGTGCCATTTGGCAAATCCAATAGAAGGACAAGCTAGCGAGCACCCCAAAGGCCCAAACATCTTTTAATCCTTCCCGAGACAGATAATTCATACGGATAGAATTGGAAATGCAGATACGTCTTGCCTGTCAAGGATGGCAGCACCCTGATCTCGCAACGTCTTCTGCACCTATGGTATTATGATTTGGAATACGGTGTTGGACAATTTTGCTCTGCAATCAATCACCCCTCGGCACCCAAGCCACAAAAGTAGCCAACCCCCTATGAGGAAACGGGCGGACCAGTTGTCGCTATTGAGTGGGCATAGCTCATCATCCTTGAAGATCGGCGCAGAGAGTTGCGTATCCTACCACATAACCATGGAGAGGTAGATGCAACACCTGTTCCGGTTGTACTCAATCCAGAGAGCTTTGGGTTGGGTCGAGG encodes the following:
- the LOC123104937 gene encoding pentatricopeptide repeat-containing protein At3g53700, chloroplastic; this translates as MAFAMRLASCPGASLQAATAWPSSLGSAAPRPRPRRRWPRIRSSAAASDQQALLAALREQADPEAALRMLNSALARDDFAPGRDVYEEIIRKLGTAGAFDLMKVLVREMRQEGHQVGPGVVQSFIEGYARLHMFDDAFDLVLNQLDMFGIQGDAVVVAYNHLLRVLMEGSKIKLLESVYTEMGNRGIKPDLVTYNTVINALCGVHQVRTAVLMLEDMSSDGVAPNEVTFTTLMQGFVEEGSIEAALRMKARMSEMGCSPTSVTVNVLINGYCKLGRVEDALSYVQQEIADGFEPDQVTFTTFVNGLCQNGHVDHALKVMDLMLQQGSDPDVFTYTTVVNCLCQIGELDEAVAIINQMVDSGCLPDITTFNTLIVALCTENHLEEALNLARDLTVKGLSPNVYTFNILIDALCKVGDPHLAVRLFEEMKSSGCTPDELTYNILIDNLCSSGKLAKALDLLKEMEVSGCPLSTVTYNTIIDGLCKKLRIEEAEEVFDQMDVTGIERNAITFNTLVDGLCMAERIDDAAELIEQMISEGLQPNNITYNSILTHYCKQGNIGKAADVLQTMTANGFEVDVVTYATLINGLCKARRTQAALKLLRGMRMKGMRPTPKAFNPVIQSLFRGNNGRDALNLYREMTEVGEPPDALTYKIVFRGLCRGGGPIKEAFDFLVEMADKGFIPEFSSFRMLADGLLNLGMDDYLISAIELIAEKANFRESDVSAIRGYLRIRKFYDALATFGRLLDINNPRWTYR